Proteins found in one Solitalea lacus genomic segment:
- a CDS encoding efflux RND transporter permease subunit, producing MSSLSTTSIKRPVLAIVMNLIIILFGYIGFKYLGVREYPSIDPPIVNVRTNYPGANADVIESQITEPLEKAINSIDGIRTISSSSNQGSSNITVEFNLSKDLDDAANDVRDKVAQAVRSLPKDIDGLPVVSKADANSDAIISMTLQSNTRNQLQVSDYAENVLAERLQTIPGVSSVQIWGQKRYSMRLWINPTKLSSYGLTTLDVKNALDRENVQLPTGKITGDNTELTVNAAGNMSTEEEFNNLIIKNTAENIIRLRDIGYATLGPENEETILRESGIPMIGLALVPQPGANYIDIANEFYKRYEQIKKDLPKDFKTDIAVDNTIFIKKSINEVGETLIVALLLVVLIIYIFFRNWSIAFRPLIDIPVSLIGTFFIMYLMGFSINVLTLLAIVLATGLVVDDGIVVTENIYKKVEAGYSPFEAAIKGSNEIFFAIISTSITLAAVFLPIIFLEGFVGRLFREFGIVIASAVLISAFVSLTLTPMLNAKMIRKNQKQSRFYEATEPFFVNMVESYRTSLNNFLLHRWVAIPIVILCVGMIFLFGKFLQSELAPLDDRSFISLQVTAPEGASFDYTDNFIKKVTQTVIDSIPEKKVLLTVTAPSFLGSGAANSGFARLRLTYPDERLLSQQQIADYLTKITSRMSEARTFVIQQQTISAGGARGGLPVQYVLQAPNFDKLKEILPKFMAAVQQDPTFTMTDVNLKFNKPELNITIDRDKAKSLGVSFMDVAQTLQLGLSGQRFGYFIMNGKQYQVVGQFDRADRDDPLDLTSIFVRNNENKLIQLDNLLKTQENSSPPQLYHFNRFTSATVSAGLAPGKTIGDGIEAMDKIAKKVLNDSFQTSLTGASRDFAESSSNIMFAFILALILIYLILAAQFESFIDPFIIMLTVPLAIAGAVLSLWLFNQTINIFSQIGIIMLVGLVTKNGILIVEFANQLKERGVPLQKAIRDASAARLRPILMTSLATSLGALPIAMALGDAAKSRMSMGIVVIGGILFSLVLTLFVIPAIYSFLSREHKPHPDQQFTQEETEPKLVVTEA from the coding sequence ATGAGTAGTTTATCAACCACGAGCATTAAGCGTCCGGTCTTGGCCATAGTAATGAACCTAATCATTATCCTTTTTGGCTATATCGGTTTTAAATACTTGGGCGTCAGGGAGTACCCGTCTATTGACCCTCCCATTGTTAACGTAAGAACTAATTATCCTGGAGCTAATGCCGATGTGATTGAGTCTCAAATTACTGAACCACTTGAAAAAGCCATCAACAGTATTGACGGAATCCGTACCATTTCCTCTTCGAGCAATCAAGGCTCAAGCAATATTACTGTAGAGTTCAATCTTAGCAAGGACCTTGATGATGCCGCAAATGATGTGCGCGATAAAGTTGCTCAGGCAGTCAGAAGCTTACCGAAAGATATTGACGGCTTGCCGGTAGTGAGTAAAGCTGATGCCAATTCAGATGCGATCATTTCCATGACTTTGCAAAGCAATACCCGCAACCAATTACAGGTAAGTGATTATGCTGAAAATGTTTTGGCTGAACGCTTACAAACTATTCCGGGGGTAAGCTCAGTTCAGATTTGGGGACAAAAACGCTATTCCATGCGTTTATGGATCAACCCTACTAAGCTTTCTTCTTATGGTCTTACTACGCTGGACGTAAAAAATGCCCTAGACCGTGAAAATGTTCAATTACCTACAGGGAAAATAACAGGCGACAATACAGAACTGACTGTTAACGCAGCGGGTAATATGTCAACCGAAGAAGAATTCAACAATCTGATTATAAAAAATACAGCTGAAAATATAATCCGACTTCGCGATATTGGTTATGCCACTCTGGGGCCAGAGAATGAGGAAACCATTTTACGGGAATCAGGCATTCCAATGATTGGACTAGCCTTGGTTCCTCAGCCAGGAGCGAACTACATAGATATTGCCAATGAGTTTTATAAACGATACGAACAAATTAAAAAAGATCTGCCTAAAGACTTTAAAACAGACATAGCAGTTGACAATACCATTTTCATTAAGAAGTCAATTAATGAGGTGGGTGAAACTCTTATTGTAGCCCTTCTTTTGGTAGTTCTGATTATCTATATCTTTTTCCGTAACTGGAGTATTGCTTTCCGGCCACTGATTGACATTCCGGTTTCATTAATAGGTACTTTTTTTATCATGTACCTAATGGGCTTTTCCATAAATGTTTTAACCTTACTTGCCATCGTTTTAGCAACGGGCTTGGTGGTCGATGACGGTATTGTAGTAACTGAGAATATTTATAAAAAGGTAGAAGCAGGTTATTCTCCCTTTGAGGCTGCCATTAAGGGTTCAAATGAGATCTTCTTTGCCATTATTTCAACCTCCATTACACTGGCGGCCGTTTTCTTGCCAATCATTTTCCTTGAAGGATTTGTGGGCCGATTGTTCAGAGAGTTTGGTATTGTTATCGCTTCAGCAGTGTTGATTTCGGCATTCGTATCATTAACATTAACTCCAATGCTTAATGCCAAAATGATCCGCAAAAATCAAAAACAAAGTCGCTTTTATGAAGCAACAGAGCCTTTCTTTGTTAACATGGTTGAAAGCTACCGAACTTCACTGAATAATTTTTTATTACATAGATGGGTAGCAATACCAATTGTTATACTTTGTGTTGGAATGATTTTCCTTTTCGGTAAGTTCCTCCAATCTGAACTGGCACCTTTGGACGACCGCAGCTTTATCAGTTTACAGGTAACCGCCCCTGAAGGAGCATCTTTTGACTATACCGACAACTTCATAAAAAAGGTAACACAAACTGTTATTGATTCAATTCCTGAAAAGAAGGTACTCTTAACGGTAACAGCACCAAGCTTTTTGGGTTCGGGAGCCGCCAATAGCGGATTTGCGCGTTTGCGCTTAACATACCCTGATGAGCGCCTCCTCTCTCAGCAGCAAATTGCAGATTATTTGACTAAAATAACCTCCAGAATGTCTGAGGCTAGAACATTTGTAATTCAGCAACAAACAATATCAGCGGGCGGGGCACGCGGAGGGTTACCCGTTCAATACGTTTTGCAAGCCCCTAACTTTGACAAACTGAAGGAGATACTGCCTAAATTCATGGCAGCGGTACAACAGGACCCTACCTTTACAATGACAGATGTAAACCTGAAGTTTAACAAGCCGGAGCTCAATATTACTATTGATAGAGATAAGGCTAAAAGCCTTGGTGTTTCATTCATGGATGTAGCGCAAACCTTACAGTTGGGCTTAAGTGGTCAACGCTTTGGTTATTTTATTATGAATGGTAAGCAGTATCAAGTAGTTGGTCAATTTGATCGCGCAGACCGGGATGACCCTTTGGATCTTACCTCCATCTTTGTACGTAACAATGAAAATAAACTAATTCAACTTGACAACCTGTTAAAAACACAGGAAAATAGCTCTCCGCCTCAATTGTATCACTTTAATCGTTTCACCTCAGCCACTGTATCTGCAGGACTGGCTCCGGGCAAAACCATTGGTGATGGAATTGAAGCAATGGACAAGATTGCTAAAAAAGTTTTGAATGATTCATTTCAAACTTCTTTAACCGGTGCTTCCCGTGATTTTGCCGAAAGTTCATCAAATATCATGTTTGCATTTATACTTGCCCTGATATTGATTTATTTGATTTTGGCAGCTCAATTTGAAAGCTTTATTGATCCGTTCATCATTATGTTAACAGTTCCGCTTGCTATTGCCGGAGCAGTATTATCATTGTGGTTATTCAACCAAACAATTAACATTTTCAGTCAAATTGGCATCATCATGCTGGTTGGTTTAGTAACTAAAAACGGTATCCTGATTGTCGAATTTGCTAATCAGCTAAAAGAACGTGGCGTTCCCTTACAAAAAGCAATTAGAGATGCTTCAGCTGCACGGCTTCGTCCTATATTAATGACCAGCTTGGCTACTTCCTTGGGAGCTCTGCCTATCGCAATGGCTTTAGGAGATGCGGCTAAGAGCCGTATGAGCATGGGTATAGTAGTTATTGGAGGAATATTGTTCTCGTTGGTATTAACCCTGTTTGTGATTCCAGCCATCTATTCATTCCTATCAAGGGAGCATAAACCACATCCTGATCAACAATTTACACAAGAAGAAACTGAGCCTAAACTTGTTGTTACGGAGGCTTAA
- a CDS encoding TolC family protein, with protein sequence MKKISIVLTLTLICSFGAKAQQVLNLNDAIQIGLENNYAIRISSNDATISRNNARDLYASLLPFASASASTNGSRTNTSQTTSSGTRDFNWAHSTNSNANVGLNWTVFDGMRMFATYDKYKEFEKLGEENAKITVLQTIYAITSTYYTLVSQQHQTRSLEDALELSRKRVNDAQNKYSVGRAAKLDVLNSQVDLNADTTNLMRQLEALQSSKIRLNQLLARDVTTNFTVIDTIIIDYNLKYETVRQNILTNNPQLKAAKFNQNISNLTYKEIRGDRFPIVKLNSSYNFAHSESEFGFASKNTSSGLSYGATASVNLFSGLIQNKKEQNAKTEINTANLLYEQLKQDLDAQLSTAYINYQNSLSLVKVEANNREIARQNQDITYEKYKLGSITAVEMRQAQQNYIIADFRYINAQFEAKTAEIGLKLLAGNLR encoded by the coding sequence ATGAAGAAAATAAGTATTGTTCTTACCCTAACCTTAATATGTTCTTTTGGAGCAAAAGCTCAGCAAGTATTAAATCTTAATGATGCTATCCAAATAGGTTTAGAAAACAATTATGCTATCAGGATTTCCAGTAACGATGCAACAATCAGCAGAAATAATGCAAGAGATTTGTATGCATCACTTTTACCTTTTGCTTCTGCCTCTGCAAGTACGAATGGCAGCAGAACCAATACTTCCCAAACTACAAGTAGTGGAACCCGGGATTTTAATTGGGCGCACTCGACAAACTCAAATGCTAATGTAGGCTTGAACTGGACTGTTTTTGATGGCATGAGAATGTTTGCTACTTATGATAAGTATAAAGAATTCGAAAAATTAGGAGAGGAAAACGCAAAAATCACCGTTTTACAAACTATTTATGCCATTACCTCTACCTATTATACTTTGGTCAGTCAGCAACATCAAACCAGGAGTCTGGAAGATGCACTTGAACTGTCAAGAAAAAGAGTTAATGATGCTCAAAATAAATACTCAGTAGGTCGAGCGGCCAAATTAGACGTATTAAATTCTCAGGTTGATTTAAACGCCGACACCACTAATTTAATGCGTCAGCTAGAAGCGTTACAATCTTCAAAAATCAGATTAAACCAACTTTTGGCCCGCGATGTAACTACAAACTTTACAGTAATTGATACTATCATAATAGACTATAACTTAAAGTATGAAACTGTCAGACAAAATATTTTGACAAACAATCCTCAGCTGAAGGCGGCTAAGTTTAATCAGAATATATCAAATTTAACCTATAAAGAAATCCGTGGAGACCGGTTTCCGATAGTAAAACTTAATAGCAGCTATAACTTTGCACACTCAGAATCAGAATTTGGGTTTGCGAGTAAAAACACAAGTTCAGGACTATCCTATGGCGCCACAGCTTCGGTCAATCTCTTTAGTGGGTTAATCCAAAACAAAAAAGAACAGAACGCAAAAACCGAAATAAATACGGCCAATTTATTATATGAACAATTAAAGCAAGATTTGGATGCGCAATTAAGTACGGCTTATATTAACTATCAAAACAGTTTGTCATTAGTAAAAGTTGAAGCTAACAATAGAGAAATTGCCCGTCAAAACCAGGATATTACTTACGAAAAATACAAGCTTGGAAGCATTACAGCTGTTGAAATGCGCCAGGCACAACAAAACTATATCATTGCAGACTTCAGATATATAAACGCCCAGTTCGAAGCCAAAACTGCTGAAATTGGTTTAAAATTATTAGCTGGTAATTTAAGGTAG
- a CDS encoding response regulator has translation MSAFTYKQPIPEFERMEHFIFNSALIIDDSTIDNLIHKKILVNYYFVKNVHCVVSVKDGLDYLQYQLDNNAELPELIFLDIRMPEMNGFDFLKMFEQLNPSILEKCKIYMLSSSLDPVDHERIANYKFVKKFLGKPLTRQILEEEFSAHHEID, from the coding sequence TTGTCAGCATTTACGTATAAACAACCAATACCAGAATTCGAGCGGATGGAGCACTTTATTTTTAATTCAGCGCTTATTATTGATGATAGCACTATTGACAACCTGATACACAAGAAAATTCTAGTGAATTATTATTTTGTAAAGAATGTTCATTGTGTGGTTTCGGTTAAGGACGGTTTAGATTATTTACAGTATCAGCTGGATAATAATGCCGAGCTTCCTGAATTGATTTTTTTAGACATAAGAATGCCTGAAATGAATGGTTTTGATTTTCTCAAAATGTTTGAGCAACTGAATCCTTCAATTTTAGAAAAATGCAAAATCTATATGTTATCCTCTTCTCTTGACCCGGTTGACCACGAACGTATAGCAAATTATAAATTTGTTAAGAAGTTTTTAGGAAAACCCCTTACCCGTCAGATTTTAGAAGAAGAGTTTTCTGCCCACCACGAAATTGACTAA
- a CDS encoding S8 family serine peptidase, translating into MKKSLLQLLVFLTFSPSLLYAQTYSEAVQKQKKTLQLLAEKIKDTHKTNFKKAEQFAKKHNLPILWVDKSGNIIKLQGLDNNGMPLFLTTHNNAISAATIGTNKVWPGGTSGLNLSGNKAQITNKLALWDGAHPLLTHREFENRITIGDKGDDAQNHSTHVAGTLMARGISPPAKGMAFQLQGAVAFDFDNDNSEMAEAAAKYGLLVSNHSYGNIAGWRFNDSRAGTATDPNWEWWGNDGDFEDYKFGIYNADVAMWDQIAFNAPYYLIVKSAGNNQNQNGPAIGEPYYQRNSSGVFALRTARQKGAISNNDSYDNLSTNSNAKNILVVGAISGLANGYTKVDDISLAPFSSWGGTDDGRIKPDVVANGVNVLSTYAGSNDSYGTLNGTSMAAPSVAGSALLLQQHYSNLNNNNFMRSATLKGLITHTTDETGPAPGPDYKFGWGLMNTNKATKVISENNLNSLIKEATLSQGQQFEQNVIASGKEPLIVTLSWTDPVGPVTPDGTVDSPNLKLINDLDVRVIKNGTIFSPWILDPSDPSKAAGNGDNFRDNIEKIFIENPEPGEVYTIRINHKGSLSNGNQTFSLIASGIGGNSYCLSGATSTTGIKINNVQAGSFTNPTSTCNGNNKYLTTPISVEPGKAIPLNVTLGNCGAQSNGFLKVYVDWNSNGNFNDSGELLATSNGLIAPATFSTSINVPSSVAIGNAIRMRIIAMETNDPNQLNSCGQYANGETEEYILKVNQPEVDCSVNELVIPTNLSCATFTQKIAVTITNNGKSSQNSIPVTAEIRSNGNLLKTITENVNQTIQPGKSITYSFKETFTSSAGISYVIKCFSRVPNDQVPGNDTLQTTVNTANNPTAPVLQAFKCDDNQILLTSPTTDGTVIWYDSANATTPVAIGNNTALNASISKVYGSLNTFEGTIGPKDRTIYGGTTNVYNQFTPSVKITAMTPIELQRARLYIGHSGVIRFTVTNEQSGEEVSSVKLDVTATRNPEASGSQGIDVNDQGMVYDLNLKIPSAGNYLINIDYEGDATIFRNRQDNATLPYPFTIPGLLSVTGNTATSSAGVDYKNYWYYFYDLSVKPLGCISERSSTDVINLTIEEKNGVLFSNSLVSNQWFLNGSPIEGATSNTYTPSYTGTYTVKLIDSCTATSNELFFSLPFVPSDIGLKLYPVPSDDFLNVKFNVWEPNDVHISIINSIGQIFYTESLTNYSGPVSREYALDGLSSGIYYTQIVIGKKSYGSPFSITK; encoded by the coding sequence ATGAAAAAAAGCCTTTTGCAGTTACTTGTCTTCCTAACTTTTTCCCCATCGTTACTATATGCCCAAACTTATTCGGAAGCTGTACAAAAGCAAAAGAAAACTTTACAACTACTTGCAGAAAAAATAAAGGATACCCACAAGACAAATTTTAAGAAGGCAGAACAATTTGCAAAAAAACACAACCTTCCTATTCTCTGGGTCGATAAATCTGGAAATATTATTAAGCTTCAGGGCCTTGACAACAATGGAATGCCTTTATTCCTGACAACGCATAACAATGCCATTTCAGCAGCGACTATCGGAACTAATAAAGTATGGCCTGGAGGCACATCAGGCTTGAACTTAAGCGGCAATAAAGCTCAAATAACAAACAAATTGGCTTTATGGGATGGCGCCCATCCCCTCTTAACACATCGTGAGTTCGAAAACAGAATTACTATTGGAGATAAAGGAGATGATGCCCAAAATCATAGTACCCATGTGGCCGGTACTTTAATGGCCAGAGGCATTAGTCCTCCCGCAAAAGGAATGGCATTTCAACTTCAGGGTGCTGTTGCATTTGATTTTGACAACGACAATTCTGAAATGGCCGAGGCAGCCGCAAAATATGGCTTATTAGTATCTAACCACTCATATGGTAATATTGCAGGCTGGCGCTTTAATGATAGCAGAGCAGGAACAGCAACCGACCCAAACTGGGAATGGTGGGGCAATGATGGAGACTTTGAGGACTATAAATTTGGAATCTACAATGCAGACGTTGCAATGTGGGATCAAATAGCGTTTAATGCTCCTTATTATCTGATAGTTAAATCAGCAGGAAACAATCAAAATCAAAACGGGCCAGCCATAGGTGAACCCTATTATCAGCGTAATTCATCCGGAGTTTTCGCCTTGCGCACTGCCCGACAGAAAGGCGCCATTTCCAACAATGATTCTTATGATAATCTTTCCACCAATTCAAACGCTAAAAATATTTTAGTTGTAGGGGCAATTAGCGGGCTTGCTAATGGATACACTAAAGTTGATGATATTTCTTTGGCTCCTTTTAGCAGCTGGGGAGGCACTGATGATGGACGAATAAAGCCTGATGTTGTTGCAAACGGCGTCAATGTACTCTCAACATATGCTGGCTCCAATGATTCCTATGGTACTTTAAACGGCACATCAATGGCAGCTCCTTCTGTTGCCGGCTCTGCCCTGCTTTTACAACAGCATTATTCAAACTTGAATAATAACAATTTTATGCGCTCAGCCACATTAAAAGGCTTAATTACGCATACCACTGACGAAACAGGACCTGCCCCCGGCCCCGATTACAAATTCGGCTGGGGATTAATGAATACCAATAAGGCCACCAAAGTTATCAGTGAAAATAACCTAAACAGCTTAATCAAGGAAGCCACATTATCACAGGGACAACAATTTGAACAGAATGTTATCGCCTCAGGTAAAGAACCATTAATTGTAACCTTAAGTTGGACCGACCCGGTAGGACCAGTCACCCCTGATGGAACGGTAGACAGCCCTAATTTAAAACTTATAAATGACCTTGATGTTCGAGTTATTAAAAATGGCACCATCTTTTCTCCTTGGATATTAGACCCATCAGATCCGTCAAAAGCGGCAGGCAACGGTGACAATTTTAGAGATAATATTGAAAAAATATTCATTGAAAATCCTGAACCTGGAGAGGTTTATACCATACGTATTAACCATAAAGGTTCGCTAAGCAACGGCAACCAGACATTCTCCCTTATTGCTTCCGGAATTGGTGGCAACAGCTATTGTTTATCAGGGGCAACATCAACTACGGGAATAAAAATCAATAATGTACAAGCAGGAAGTTTTACCAATCCAACCTCAACCTGTAATGGAAATAATAAATACTTAACCACCCCGATAAGTGTGGAACCAGGAAAGGCTATTCCATTAAATGTCACCCTGGGTAATTGCGGCGCTCAATCGAATGGGTTTTTAAAAGTTTATGTTGATTGGAACTCAAATGGAAACTTTAATGATTCAGGAGAATTATTGGCAACCAGTAACGGATTGATTGCACCTGCTACATTCTCAACCTCAATCAATGTACCTTCTTCTGTGGCAATTGGCAATGCAATCCGAATGCGGATCATTGCAATGGAAACCAATGACCCTAATCAACTAAATTCTTGTGGCCAATATGCCAATGGTGAAACCGAAGAATACATATTAAAAGTAAATCAACCTGAAGTAGATTGCAGCGTTAATGAATTGGTTATTCCGACTAATTTATCATGTGCAACATTCACCCAAAAAATAGCAGTTACAATTACGAACAATGGAAAAAGCAGTCAAAACTCAATCCCTGTAACTGCAGAAATTCGCTCAAACGGCAACTTATTAAAAACCATAACAGAAAATGTTAATCAGACAATCCAACCTGGAAAATCAATAACTTATTCATTTAAAGAAACTTTTACCAGCTCTGCTGGTATTTCCTATGTCATCAAGTGCTTTAGTCGAGTTCCCAATGATCAGGTTCCTGGAAATGACACGTTGCAAACAACGGTAAATACTGCCAATAATCCGACTGCTCCGGTTTTACAAGCCTTTAAATGTGATGATAATCAAATCCTCTTAACATCGCCCACAACTGATGGAACAGTAATCTGGTATGATTCAGCAAATGCTACAACTCCAGTTGCCATCGGAAATAATACAGCCTTAAATGCATCCATAAGCAAAGTTTACGGTTCATTAAATACTTTTGAAGGAACAATTGGGCCTAAAGATCGCACTATTTATGGCGGAACAACCAATGTCTACAATCAGTTTACCCCATCGGTAAAAATTACAGCCATGACTCCAATTGAATTGCAGCGTGCACGATTATACATTGGCCATTCTGGAGTAATTCGTTTTACAGTTACAAATGAGCAATCAGGAGAAGAAGTTTCATCAGTTAAATTAGATGTTACGGCCACAAGAAATCCTGAAGCTTCCGGATCACAAGGAATTGATGTGAATGACCAGGGAATGGTTTATGATTTAAATCTGAAAATACCGTCTGCCGGAAATTACTTAATTAATATTGATTACGAAGGCGATGCAACAATTTTCAGAAATAGGCAGGATAATGCAACACTACCGTATCCGTTTACCATACCAGGGCTATTGTCGGTAACAGGCAATACAGCCACTTCCAGTGCAGGAGTAGACTATAAAAATTATTGGTACTATTTCTATGATTTAAGCGTAAAACCTCTGGGATGTATTAGCGAACGTTCATCAACTGATGTAATTAACCTGACAATAGAAGAAAAGAATGGCGTGCTGTTCTCAAATTCATTGGTGTCCAATCAATGGTTTTTAAATGGAAGTCCCATTGAAGGGGCTACCTCAAACACCTATACACCTTCATATACCGGAACCTATACTGTTAAATTGATTGATAGTTGCACGGCTACTTCTAATGAACTATTTTTTAGTCTCCCTTTTGTACCTTCTGATATCGGATTAAAATTATATCCGGTTCCATCAGATGATTTTTTGAATGTAAAGTTTAACGTTTGGGAGCCCAATGATGTACATATAAGTATTATCAATTCAATTGGACAGATCTTTTATACGGAGTCGTTGACGAACTACAGTGGCCCAGTTAGTCGTGAATATGCCTTGGATGGACTAAGTTCAGGAATTTACTACACGCAAATTGTTATTGGCAAAAAATCTTATGGGTCGCCTTTTTCAATTACTAAATAA